From Porphyromonadaceae bacterium W3.11, one genomic window encodes:
- a CDS encoding copper resistance protein NlpE translates to MKRLSILLTALVALFFVSCNGGKEKKSEETTETEAIEMTSTNESTLEYAGEYEGVLPCADCEGIKTILTIRDDSTYDLKREYLGKEDSSFEESGTYNIVNGDVIELVTPSSGNKTYYKILENAVALTADETGTLAEGELADLYILTKK, encoded by the coding sequence ATGAAAAGATTAAGTATTTTATTAACCGCATTAGTTGCCTTATTTTTTGTTAGTTGCAACGGCGGAAAAGAGAAGAAGTCAGAAGAAACAACTGAAACTGAAGCTATTGAAATGACTTCAACAAATGAATCAACCCTTGAATATGCTGGTGAGTACGAAGGTGTTTTACCATGTGCTGACTGCGAAGGTATCAAGACTATTCTTACCATTAGGGATGATAGCACATATGACTTAAAGCGTGAGTACCTAGGCAAGGAAGATAGTTCTTTCGAGGAGAGCGGTACTTATAACATCGTTAACGGTGATGTGATTGAATTGGTCACTCCTTCTTCTGGTAATAAGACTTACTATAAGATTCTTGAGAATGCCGTAGCACTAACAGCTGACGAGACTGGAACTCTAGCAGAAGGTGAATTGGCAGATCTCTATATCTTAACTAAGAAATAA
- a CDS encoding DEAD/DEAH box helicase, whose product MTFEELGVIAPLREAVEKLGFEQPMPIQEEVIPYLLGEGRDIIALAQTGTGKTAAFGLPLLQNLVSEEKYPQALILAPTRELCMQITKDIAQFAVHMREVSLVAVYGGASIEEQIRQIRRGVQIVVATPGRLLDLIRRGAIEMGRIKDVVLDEADEMLNMGFSEDLDKILASIPKDRHLLLFSATMSNEMRKITKKYLKNPTEVQIGERNVINANIQHIYYMVASKDKYLALKRIADYYPSIYGIVFCKTKKNTQEVAQQLIEDGYSADALHGDLSQAQRDQVMQRFRVGMVQLLVATDVAARGLDVDSLTHVIHFGLPAEVESYTHRSGRTARAGKSGISISICHLREKGLVRNIEKKTGITFEKATLPTAEEICEKQLNQFITKLEHTVPEEEMIAPYMDAIYKRFSWLDKEELLQRLVYTELKRLLDYYDNAAPLSEPSEKAERGGEKQLARQRGSRGPEKGFAQLQLNFGRRDRLFPNVLIDMINQALDQRVDVGKIQIQDRFTTFEVPTHVADLVQDSMAEYEFKGRKILVTRVTSQRRDYNRSKGGGGHRKGNNNRSSRR is encoded by the coding sequence ATGACATTTGAAGAACTGGGTGTAATAGCCCCATTAAGAGAGGCTGTTGAGAAGTTAGGCTTTGAACAACCCATGCCAATCCAAGAGGAGGTAATTCCTTATCTCTTAGGAGAAGGTAGAGATATTATAGCATTAGCACAGACAGGAACAGGAAAGACGGCAGCATTTGGCTTGCCACTTCTACAGAACCTTGTCTCAGAAGAGAAATACCCACAGGCACTCATCTTAGCTCCTACACGTGAGCTATGTATGCAGATCACAAAAGATATAGCACAGTTTGCTGTACACATGAGAGAGGTGAGCTTGGTAGCGGTATATGGAGGAGCCTCCATTGAGGAGCAAATCAGACAGATTAGACGTGGCGTACAGATTGTAGTCGCTACTCCAGGACGTCTATTGGACCTCATCCGGAGAGGTGCCATTGAAATGGGTAGAATTAAGGATGTCGTGCTAGACGAGGCAGACGAAATGCTGAACATGGGCTTTAGCGAAGACCTAGATAAGATCCTAGCAAGCATCCCTAAGGATAGACATTTATTACTTTTCAGTGCTACGATGTCCAATGAGATGCGGAAAATTACTAAAAAGTATCTTAAGAATCCTACAGAGGTGCAAATTGGTGAGCGTAACGTGATCAATGCCAATATCCAGCATATCTACTATATGGTTGCTAGTAAGGATAAGTATCTTGCTCTCAAGAGGATTGCAGACTACTACCCTAGCATATATGGTATTGTCTTCTGTAAGACTAAGAAGAATACCCAAGAGGTAGCTCAGCAACTAATAGAGGATGGTTATAGTGCAGATGCTTTACATGGTGATCTGTCCCAAGCTCAGCGTGATCAGGTGATGCAACGCTTCCGCGTGGGTATGGTTCAGTTGCTGGTCGCTACAGACGTAGCTGCTAGGGGACTAGATGTGGATAGCCTCACACACGTCATCCATTTTGGACTCCCTGCTGAGGTGGAGAGTTATACACACCGTAGTGGACGTACTGCAAGAGCAGGAAAGAGTGGAATCTCCATCTCTATTTGCCACTTGCGTGAGAAAGGACTCGTTAGAAATATTGAGAAAAAGACAGGGATAACCTTTGAGAAAGCGACACTGCCAACAGCTGAGGAGATCTGCGAAAAGCAATTGAATCAATTCATTACGAAGCTAGAGCACACCGTTCCGGAGGAGGAGATGATTGCTCCATACATGGATGCTATTTACAAACGTTTCTCATGGTTGGATAAGGAAGAGCTTCTACAGAGATTGGTCTATACTGAGCTCAAGAGACTCTTAGATTATTATGATAATGCTGCACCTCTAAGCGAACCCTCTGAAAAGGCTGAGCGGGGTGGAGAAAAACAATTGGCTAGACAGAGAGGATCAAGAGGACCAGAGAAAGGATTCGCTCAGTTACAATTGAACTTTGGCCGTCGTGATAGACTATTTCCTAACGTATTGATTGATATGATTAATCAAGCTTTGGACCAGAGAGTAGATGTTGGGAAGATTCAAATTCAGGACCGATTCACTACGTTCGAAGTGCCAACACACGTTGCTGACTTAGTCCAAGATTCCATGGCTGAGTATGAGTTTAAGGGACGTAAGATACTTGTGACTCGTGTGACTAGTCAACGTCGTGACTATAACCGCTCTAAAGGCGGAGGAGGTCATCGTAAGGGCAATAACAATAGGTCATCGCGTAGATAA
- a CDS encoding leucine-rich repeat domain-containing protein, with the protein MMKKSLRWLLLCLLALMFAYCSPSKPQEEVEDGILLHYPNTIISNTGRVELSKDIRVIATGAFRDCDRLKELSLQGIEQIKNGAFDGCGQLKKVVLQTPHLPKVDAMAFRGTPDDKELIIPTTIEEVLLAWAKRCGFEAINGQSITGFVITSKGKLLAYPLTKVNGGEVVLDDAVVAIAEGVFDGYTELKSIKGNRVKTIGARAFAKTPHLTTIDFPAAETIGDNAFLGATSLSKVALPKVEKVGNFSFSACTTLKEVTLPQIKAIGNGAFAGCAALQSLEIGAELPVVGAESPFQDTKEDKNLLTPSGVDIDSFENWAVENGFSSINGELIEDVVPPPEGLAAEGRKIIGVTDIAKGYAWKVVIPEYFNEIGDKAFANAAGTDFSSITANGVVKVGERAFYAAPNLYRVEMAKLKFIGPYAFAECRSMLSEMKRTPSIEVIGERAFYYCRMLSLVSAPHLKEIGDKAFEKCVRMEEWGILHVGAEPPLLKGELGIKKIAVLVVPQGAKPTYEKWKHRDKFGKILEIGEPGTEDIEEII; encoded by the coding sequence ATGATGAAAAAAAGTTTGCGGTGGTTGCTCCTCTGTCTGCTTGCACTAATGTTTGCTTACTGCTCTCCTTCTAAGCCACAGGAAGAGGTGGAGGATGGAATATTACTACACTATCCCAACACCATCATATCTAACACTGGAAGAGTAGAGCTATCAAAAGATATTCGGGTGATTGCTACTGGAGCATTCAGAGACTGCGATCGTCTGAAGGAGCTCTCCTTACAAGGTATAGAGCAGATAAAGAATGGTGCATTTGATGGGTGTGGACAATTGAAAAAGGTAGTCCTTCAGACTCCCCACTTACCCAAAGTGGATGCCATGGCATTCAGGGGCACACCCGATGACAAAGAACTCATAATACCCACCACGATAGAGGAGGTTCTCCTCGCTTGGGCAAAGCGGTGTGGCTTCGAAGCCATCAATGGTCAGAGTATAACTGGATTTGTGATAACATCTAAAGGCAAATTACTCGCCTACCCCTTGACTAAGGTCAATGGTGGAGAAGTGGTTCTGGACGATGCTGTCGTGGCAATCGCCGAAGGGGTCTTTGATGGGTACACTGAGTTGAAGAGCATCAAGGGGAATCGGGTGAAAACTATTGGAGCACGTGCTTTTGCAAAGACGCCGCACTTGACTACGATAGATTTTCCGGCTGCTGAAACTATTGGTGACAATGCTTTTCTTGGAGCTACATCACTAAGTAAAGTAGCGCTTCCCAAGGTAGAAAAGGTGGGTAACTTCTCCTTTTCTGCATGCACCACCCTTAAGGAGGTAACTCTCCCTCAAATAAAAGCTATTGGCAATGGAGCCTTTGCTGGTTGTGCAGCACTTCAATCACTAGAGATAGGTGCCGAGCTACCCGTAGTAGGAGCAGAATCTCCCTTTCAGGATACGAAAGAAGACAAAAACCTACTCACTCCTTCGGGTGTGGATATTGATAGCTTTGAAAACTGGGCTGTCGAGAATGGCTTTAGTAGCATCAATGGAGAGCTAATTGAAGATGTGGTGCCACCGCCAGAGGGACTTGCAGCAGAAGGTCGAAAAATCATAGGAGTTACCGATATAGCAAAAGGATACGCATGGAAGGTTGTCATCCCCGAGTACTTCAATGAGATTGGTGACAAAGCCTTTGCGAATGCTGCGGGAACCGACTTCTCCAGCATCACTGCCAATGGCGTAGTAAAGGTGGGAGAACGTGCCTTTTACGCAGCCCCCAACCTATATAGGGTAGAAATGGCGAAACTAAAGTTCATTGGTCCTTATGCCTTTGCAGAGTGTAGATCGATGCTCTCCGAGATGAAGCGGACTCCCTCAATTGAGGTAATAGGCGAAAGAGCCTTCTACTACTGTAGGATGCTCTCCTTAGTCTCAGCACCACACCTCAAAGAGATTGGGGATAAAGCTTTTGAGAAGTGCGTACGAATGGAGGAGTGGGGCATACTCCATGTGGGTGCCGAGCCACCTCTCCTGAAGGGCGAATTGGGCATCAAGAAAATCGCCGTATTAGTTGTCCCCCAAGGTGCTAAACCCACTTACGAAAAATGGAAGCACAGGGATAAGTTTGGGAAAATATTAGAAATAGGCGAACCAGGAACCGAAGATATAGAAGAGATTATATAA
- a CDS encoding RNA polymerase sigma factor, with the protein MNIYKMSKDKIVPQVDFENELVELQPNLFSFALSLTADMHQAEDLTQDTTLKVLNNREKYQANTNFKGWVFTVMRNLFINNYHRLVRTQKIFDSNADISYMGTQRNSEGLATPDHEMSLQEINFAIDQLDPSLKEPFSMYVAGYKYKEIADVLDIPLGTVKSRIFMARKQLQETLADFR; encoded by the coding sequence ATGAATATATATAAAATGAGCAAAGACAAAATAGTTCCTCAAGTAGATTTTGAGAATGAGTTGGTTGAATTACAGCCAAATCTTTTCAGCTTTGCACTATCCTTAACCGCTGATATGCACCAAGCAGAAGATCTTACCCAAGATACTACTCTTAAAGTTCTTAACAACAGAGAAAAGTATCAGGCTAATACAAACTTCAAAGGGTGGGTCTTTACTGTGATGCGTAATTTATTCATTAATAATTACCATCGTTTAGTCCGTACTCAGAAGATCTTTGACTCCAATGCTGATATCAGTTATATGGGTACTCAGCGAAATAGTGAGGGTTTGGCTACTCCAGATCACGAAATGAGTCTTCAAGAAATAAATTTTGCTATTGATCAGCTTGATCCAAGTCTTAAGGAGCCCTTTTCAATGTATGTAGCTGGATATAAGTATAAAGAGATAGCGGATGTATTAGATATCCCTCTTGGAACAGTGAAGAGCAGGATTTTTATGGCTCGTAAGCAACTTCAAGAAACGCTTGCCGATTTCCGTTAA
- the sulP gene encoding sulfate permease, with protein sequence MKQRLLMVPQFFKDLRGYDKTDFFKDLTAGIIVGIVALPLAIAFGIASGVSPTEGLITAIVGGFLVSLFGGSKVQIGGPTGAFIVIVYGIIQQHGIDGLALATLMAGAILILLGLLRLGSVIRFVPYPIIVGFTAGIAVTILSTQIKDFFGLQIEHMPGDFLGKWGVYFAEFSTFNWISTIFGLVTVFIIILTPRFSKMIPGSLVALIVLTIVSYALERSGFSRPENIGDNFTIESAMPEFIIPKITIARLQALLPSALTIAMLGAIESLLSASVADGVIGAKHDSNMELVGQGIANVVVPFIGGIPVTGAIARTMTNINNGGRTPVAGIIHAIVLLLILLFLSPLAAHIPMAALAGVLVIVAYNMSGWRSFVAIFSGPKGDSIVLVVTFLLTVLLDLTVAIGVGLVLAVLILLKRIMGASGITLVGERGGRVSQGQIASDPDLDLPKGVEMYEIDGPFFFGIANKFDDIMRDRHRDMRARILRMRSVPFVDTTAIYNLKTIIRHQKQFGTQLILSGVQPQVLEVLRQTGVVDLIGEENVTPHISSARARTIEFLKETYPEEYPELF encoded by the coding sequence ATGAAACAACGACTTTTAATGGTCCCTCAGTTCTTTAAAGATCTAAGGGGCTACGACAAAACTGATTTTTTCAAAGACCTAACGGCGGGAATCATCGTCGGGATTGTAGCTCTGCCACTAGCCATTGCTTTTGGTATCGCTAGTGGGGTCTCCCCTACTGAGGGGTTGATTACTGCTATCGTGGGGGGCTTCCTGGTCTCATTATTTGGGGGTAGTAAGGTACAGATAGGCGGACCGACAGGTGCCTTTATTGTGATCGTGTACGGCATCATACAGCAGCATGGTATTGATGGATTAGCCTTAGCCACTCTGATGGCCGGGGCAATACTTATTCTCCTAGGTCTGCTGAGGCTTGGTAGCGTAATCCGTTTTGTTCCATACCCTATAATTGTGGGTTTTACTGCTGGTATAGCCGTAACCATCTTATCCACACAGATTAAGGATTTCTTTGGCTTGCAGATAGAGCATATGCCAGGGGACTTTCTTGGTAAGTGGGGGGTCTATTTTGCCGAATTTTCAACATTTAATTGGATCTCCACTATCTTTGGACTCGTGACGGTCTTTATTATAATCCTCACACCAAGGTTTAGTAAAATGATTCCGGGCTCTCTCGTGGCATTGATTGTCCTAACCATCGTCAGTTATGCTCTAGAGCGGAGTGGTTTTTCACGACCTGAAAATATAGGTGATAACTTTACTATAGAGTCAGCCATGCCTGAGTTCATTATTCCTAAGATCACTATAGCCAGACTACAAGCTCTCCTACCTTCAGCCCTTACTATTGCTATGCTGGGAGCTATAGAGAGCTTACTCTCTGCATCTGTTGCGGACGGGGTGATTGGTGCCAAGCATGACTCCAATATGGAGCTAGTGGGACAAGGGATAGCGAATGTTGTAGTCCCATTTATTGGCGGAATCCCCGTTACTGGAGCTATAGCACGAACCATGACCAACATCAATAATGGTGGACGTACCCCCGTGGCTGGTATCATCCATGCTATTGTCTTACTTCTGATACTGCTATTTCTTTCACCTCTAGCCGCCCATATCCCGATGGCTGCACTTGCTGGAGTGCTAGTCATAGTAGCATATAATATGAGTGGATGGCGTTCCTTTGTAGCTATTTTCTCAGGACCCAAAGGAGATAGTATCGTGCTCGTGGTCACCTTCTTACTTACCGTACTACTTGACCTTACTGTTGCTATTGGAGTAGGATTAGTATTAGCTGTCCTCATCCTTCTTAAGCGTATTATGGGTGCCTCTGGTATTACCCTAGTAGGAGAAAGAGGTGGGCGTGTCTCACAGGGACAGATTGCCTCTGATCCTGATTTAGACTTACCGAAGGGGGTTGAGATGTATGAGATTGACGGACCATTCTTCTTTGGGATTGCCAATAAGTTTGACGACATAATGCGAGATAGGCACAGGGATATGCGAGCACGCATATTGCGGATGCGTAGTGTACCATTTGTAGATACCACAGCTATCTATAACCTTAAAACAATTATTCGTCACCAAAAGCAATTTGGCACACAATTAATACTAAGTGGTGTACAGCCGCAAGTACTAGAGGTATTAAGACAAACGGGAGTAGTGGATTTAATAGGTGAGGAAAATGTCACACCACATATTTCATCTGCAAGAGCTCGAACCATAGAATTTCTTAAGGAAACTTATCCTGAGGAATATCCAGAACTATTTTAA
- a CDS encoding THUMP domain-containing protein: MAGEFDMLAKTMHGLEDILQKELEQLGAKDIVPGRRMVAFRGDKKILYKANIHLRTALRVLVPIIQFKAKDADEIYQYLYDNVCWDQFLTSRSTFAFDTVVYSEKFTHSKFVAYRAKDAISDYFKDKGERNPNVSVSDPDVHFHIHIADEIVTLALDSSGESLHRRGYRLGQNDAPISEVLAAGILLRAGWDGQCDLLDPMCGSGTFLTEAALIALSIPPGIFRSQYAFERWPEFDADLLSDLLEDWEERQFEHKIYGSDAAAKAIAISRGNIRNTGVQKYIELTVQKFEDYTEENRPAKEGIIVMNPPYGERMRPYDLEKLYELIGSTLKHTFMGWKAWIISGSIEEGYDAIGLKHFHREKLFNGPIECELRAYELFEGKRNEHLQQLSEMGLLPDREEREAYLRGREKYVKERQEYRKERSQAERNQRRRNRFQDREGQDRYQSRERGDRDNRFGREGRDSFSRRDGEQRDFRKRSDRPSFDNKRFDEDGSRYGKPNLAYSSHQDGNEDRPRERRARRERIEDRHPTRPRGSQRERIFIPRSNHERNPEED; the protein is encoded by the coding sequence ATGGCAGGAGAGTTTGACATGTTGGCTAAGACCATGCATGGGCTAGAGGATATCCTGCAAAAAGAGTTGGAGCAACTAGGGGCAAAAGATATAGTACCCGGACGAAGAATGGTTGCTTTCAGGGGGGACAAGAAGATTTTATATAAGGCTAATATTCACTTACGCACGGCTCTTAGGGTCCTAGTCCCAATTATTCAGTTTAAAGCTAAGGATGCCGATGAGATTTATCAATATCTATATGATAATGTGTGTTGGGATCAGTTCTTGACTAGCCGTAGTACGTTTGCTTTTGATACGGTCGTGTATTCTGAAAAGTTTACACACAGTAAGTTTGTCGCCTACCGTGCTAAGGATGCCATCAGTGACTATTTTAAGGACAAGGGTGAGCGAAATCCTAATGTCTCTGTCTCTGATCCAGATGTTCACTTTCATATACATATTGCGGATGAGATCGTGACGTTAGCTCTCGACTCTAGTGGTGAAAGTCTTCATCGTCGCGGATATCGTTTGGGACAGAATGATGCTCCTATCAGTGAAGTATTGGCTGCTGGTATCCTGCTTCGTGCAGGCTGGGATGGACAGTGTGATCTACTTGATCCAATGTGTGGTAGTGGTACCTTTCTCACCGAAGCAGCCTTAATCGCTCTTAGTATTCCACCAGGTATCTTTAGGAGTCAGTATGCTTTTGAGCGTTGGCCAGAGTTTGACGCTGACCTACTAAGTGACCTACTAGAGGATTGGGAAGAGCGTCAATTTGAGCATAAGATTTATGGATCTGATGCCGCTGCTAAAGCGATTGCAATCTCACGAGGTAATATCCGTAATACGGGTGTACAAAAGTATATAGAGCTTACCGTACAGAAGTTCGAAGATTATACTGAGGAGAATAGGCCTGCTAAGGAAGGCATCATCGTTATGAACCCACCCTATGGTGAAAGGATGCGTCCTTATGATCTTGAAAAGCTCTATGAGCTTATCGGCTCTACTCTCAAACATACTTTCATGGGATGGAAAGCTTGGATCATATCTGGAAGTATAGAGGAGGGCTATGATGCGATTGGACTAAAGCATTTTCACAGAGAGAAGCTTTTCAATGGCCCTATAGAGTGCGAGCTACGTGCATACGAGCTATTTGAAGGCAAGCGTAACGAGCACTTACAGCAATTAAGTGAGATGGGGTTACTCCCTGATCGTGAAGAACGTGAGGCTTACCTCCGTGGCAGAGAGAAGTATGTCAAGGAACGCCAAGAATATCGTAAGGAACGAAGCCAGGCAGAGCGTAACCAGCGACGCCGTAACCGCTTCCAAGATAGAGAGGGCCAAGATCGCTATCAGTCGAGAGAGAGAGGGGATAGAGACAATCGCTTCGGTAGAGAGGGAAGAGACTCCTTCTCCAGAAGAGATGGCGAACAAAGAGACTTTAGGAAAAGGTCAGACCGCCCCTCATTTGATAATAAGAGATTTGATGAGGACGGGTCCAGATATGGTAAGCCTAATCTGGCATACTCTTCACATCAAGATGGGAATGAGGATCGCCCAAGAGAGCGTAGAGCTCGTCGGGAAAGGATAGAGGACAGGCATCCGACTCGACCTAGAGGATCACAGAGAGAACGTATTTTTATACCACGTTCTAATCATGAGCGTAATCCCGAAGAGGATTAA
- the prmA gene encoding 50S ribosomal protein L11 methyltransferase: MQNYIQADIKLKGKEEWVSDLLAQSLADLGFESFEQIESDDAQLLRGYIRQDAFDRDAFEAIFSEELYSEHIESHKTEEIVTKDWNEEWEKNYYKPAIIVEGKVAVRASFHEPVEGVEHEIIIDPKMAFGTGNHGTTKGMMQLMSQLYWQNAEVIDMGCGSGILGIYGMKLGARKCYSIDFDEWSVVNAKENAQVNNVELEVIHGDASALKKVPRADILLANINRNIIIRDLQYYVERVKSGGYIMLSGFYTDDLSEIMSALAQFNLTMNGFVENNDWIALKAYPHLP; this comes from the coding sequence ATGCAAAATTATATACAAGCAGATATTAAGTTAAAAGGAAAGGAAGAATGGGTCAGTGATCTACTAGCTCAGAGCTTAGCAGATCTCGGATTTGAATCCTTCGAGCAGATTGAGTCGGATGATGCTCAATTACTGAGAGGCTATATTAGGCAAGATGCTTTTGATAGGGATGCTTTTGAGGCTATTTTTTCGGAAGAACTATACTCTGAACATATAGAAAGTCACAAGACAGAAGAGATAGTGACCAAGGACTGGAATGAGGAGTGGGAAAAGAACTACTACAAGCCAGCCATCATTGTGGAAGGAAAAGTTGCTGTGAGAGCCTCTTTTCATGAACCTGTAGAGGGTGTAGAACATGAGATAATCATTGATCCAAAAATGGCTTTTGGGACTGGTAATCACGGTACCACCAAGGGGATGATGCAGCTAATGAGCCAGCTTTATTGGCAAAATGCGGAAGTCATAGATATGGGGTGTGGTAGTGGAATCCTAGGAATCTATGGAATGAAGCTAGGAGCCCGCAAATGCTATAGCATCGATTTTGATGAATGGAGCGTGGTGAACGCTAAGGAGAATGCTCAGGTAAATAATGTGGAACTAGAGGTTATCCATGGGGATGCCTCAGCTCTTAAGAAAGTACCCAGAGCAGATATTCTACTTGCCAATATCAATCGAAATATCATCATTCGTGATCTTCAATACTATGTAGAACGGGTTAAGTCTGGAGGCTACATCATGCTGAGTGGTTTTTATACGGATGACCTTTCAGAGATTATGTCTGCCTTAGCACAGTTTAATCTCACCATGAATGGTTTTGTTGAGAATAATGATTGGATAGCTCTAAAGGCTTATCCTCACCTCCCTTAA
- the dusB gene encoding tRNA dihydrouridine synthase DusB: MKIGTRDLGFRPLLLAPMEDVTDASFRLLCRRFGASMVVTEFVNADAIIRSIPSTLRKMQVQNEERPVSIQIYGRDVASMVAAAKVAEEAEPEFIDINFGCPVKRVAGKGAGSGLLQDIPLLLAIVKGVAEAVELPVTVKTRLGWDADHIIIEELAEQIQEMGAAALTIHGRTRAQMYKGEADWEPIARVANNPNITMPIIGNGDVLTGEDALHRFETTGVDAVMVGRASVGQPWIFEEMRAVIDGKPIPTHPKEWYLEVLKEMLDNSIEKCESEIKGILHVRRHLATTPLFKGIPDFKQDRVAMLRANTRDELLRLLDAASDRIVVEGSHIAGLR; the protein is encoded by the coding sequence ATGAAAATTGGAACTCGTGACTTGGGCTTTCGCCCACTCCTACTAGCACCAATGGAGGATGTAACTGATGCCTCCTTTCGTTTGCTTTGTAGACGATTTGGTGCCAGTATGGTGGTGACTGAATTTGTAAATGCAGATGCTATCATCAGAAGCATACCCAGCACCCTCCGAAAAATGCAAGTACAGAATGAGGAGCGTCCCGTCTCTATTCAGATATACGGTCGTGATGTTGCCTCTATGGTTGCAGCAGCAAAGGTAGCTGAGGAGGCAGAGCCTGAGTTTATCGATATAAACTTTGGATGCCCAGTGAAGCGGGTGGCTGGTAAAGGGGCAGGTTCTGGCCTATTACAAGATATCCCTCTTCTTTTAGCTATTGTGAAGGGTGTAGCAGAAGCCGTAGAACTGCCTGTAACAGTCAAAACTAGATTGGGCTGGGATGCTGATCATATCATCATAGAGGAGCTGGCAGAGCAGATTCAGGAAATGGGTGCAGCTGCCCTCACTATTCATGGTCGTACTAGAGCACAGATGTACAAAGGTGAAGCCGACTGGGAGCCCATTGCGAGGGTGGCTAATAATCCTAACATCACGATGCCAATTATTGGTAATGGTGATGTCCTTACTGGAGAGGATGCTCTTCATCGCTTTGAGACCACAGGGGTAGATGCGGTTATGGTGGGTCGTGCAAGCGTAGGACAGCCTTGGATCTTTGAAGAGATGCGAGCTGTCATTGATGGGAAGCCCATCCCTACACATCCCAAAGAGTGGTACTTGGAGGTTTTGAAGGAGATGTTGGATAATAGCATCGAGAAATGTGAAAGTGAGATTAAAGGTATTCTTCATGTCCGCAGGCATCTTGCAACCACTCCCTTATTCAAGGGTATTCCTGACTTTAAGCAGGATAGAGTGGCTATGCTTAGAGCAAATACGAGGGATGAATTGCTGAGGCTGCTAGATGCTGCATCCGATCGCATTGTTGTAGAAGGCTCGCATATCGCAGGACTCAGATAA